A single genomic interval of Arctopsyche grandis isolate Sample6627 chromosome 8, ASM5162203v2, whole genome shotgun sequence harbors:
- the LOC143916196 gene encoding uncharacterized protein LOC143916196: MAYHSGSVMIFVLVLSLFSMSHAYAVAPQMDPVDRCIFTCIHCYKDNNIEVICANECLATEGKMHPFWLKTCPEFTTPYMHVHGFELDNTFNPDVIDNNLKK; this comes from the exons ATGGCTTATCATTCCG GAAGTGTGATGATCTTCGTCCTGGTACTTTCATTGTTCAGCATGTCTCATGCTTATGCAGTCGCACCACAGATGGATCCCGTTGACAGGTGCATCTTTACGTGCATTCATTGTTATAAG GATAATAACATTGAAGTGATCTGTGCTAACGAGTGTCTAGCAACGGAGGGGAAGATGCATCCATTCTGGCTCAAGACCTGTCCTGAGTTCACCACGCCGTACATGCACGTGCATGGGTTCGAGCTCGACAACACGTTCAATCCGGACGTAATCGACAATAATCTGAAGAAATAA